A region from the Benincasa hispida cultivar B227 chromosome 8, ASM972705v1, whole genome shotgun sequence genome encodes:
- the LOC120082952 gene encoding ARM REPEAT PROTEIN INTERACTING WITH ABF2-like — translation MAAAAPPPAAAAAAEEGAILHEFTLPILLADKILKLAQEAVSLRQECVDLAKQVDKIYRMLQATVRLITTTTQPLYERPIRRIVADVSKNLERACNFVSKCRHGGFLRQVFSMTTIADFRKVSSLLESSIGDMKWLLSIFDSDGTVGLPPIASNDPTLAYIWPNIATIQMGSVRNRVEAANQLTLHTRGNERNKKIVVEEGGVPPLLKLLKEYSSPDAQIAAANVLINVASIPERVESIVNNPGVPIIVQVLNDSSMRVQIIVAKLVSKMAELSHVAQEEFARENVTKPLVTCLSIDMVLDDPKLQLGKPSFHSVVEINKELAGKISLNSSSSSSHSDGSSRGANQRKEKEVESSEVKLQLKVNCAEALWRLSKGSLTNSRKITETKGLLCLAKIIENEEGELQYNSLMTVMEVTAVAESKPDFRHAAFKITSPAPKAVLDQLSRMIQNDNDPMLQVPAIKSIGSLARIFPAKESRIINLLVLQMKNIDMDVAIEAVIALGKFACPENYNCIEHSKSIIGFGGVPPLMKLLRQNDQAQVPGLVLLCYLALSAGNSKALEQAHALNAMKGMARLAFAHPDLHDLYAKAIHHLTLYQAGAHHIHRHSFSP, via the coding sequence ATGGCCGCCGCAGCTCCGCCTCCTGCCGCCGCTGCTGCAGCTGAAGAAGGAGCAATTCTTCACGAGTTCACTCTTCCGATTCTATTAGCAGATAAGATTCTGAAATTGGCTCAAGAGGCAGTTTCTTTGAGACAAGAATGCGTTGACTTAGCCAAACAAGTCGATAAAATCTACCGGATGCTTCAAGCCACCGTTCGTCTAATCACCACGACCACACAGCCGTTGTACGAGCGCCCAATTCGCCGGATCGTCGCTGATGTCTCGAAGAATCTCGAACGTGCTTGTAACTTCGTGAGCAAGTGCCGCCATGGTGGGTTTCTAAGGCAAGTTTTCTCTATGACTACCATCGCCGATTTTCGTAAGGTTTCAAGTCTTCTGGAATCTTCCATTGGCGATATGAAATGGcttctttcaatttttgatTCCGACGGCACTGTTGGGCTGCCTCCGATTGCGAGTAATGACCCAACTTTGGCCTATATTTGGCCCAATATCGCCACAATCCAAATGGGTTCGGTTAGAAATCGGGTTGAAGCTGCGAATCAATTGACATTACACACTCGTGGGAACGAGCGGAATAAAAAAATCGTAGTTGAAGAAGGTGGGGTTCCGCCGTTGCTTAAATTACTCAAGGAATACTCCTCCCCTGATGCTCAAATCGCCGCTGCTAATGTTCTTATCAACGTCGCTTCTATTCCCGAAAGGGTTGAATCGATTGTTAATAATCCTGGGGTTCCGATTATTGTTCAGGTTCTTAATGATTCCTCCATGAGGGTTCAGATTATTGTGGCGAAATTGGTTTCCAAAATGGCGGAACTTAGCCATGTTGCTCAAGAAGAGTTTGCTAGAGAGAACGTAACTAAACCTTTGGTTACTTGTTTATCGATTGATATGGTTCTTGATGATCCTAAACTTCAATTGGGGAAACCCAGTTTTCATTCTGTAGTTGAGATTAATAAGGAGCTCGCTGGGAAAATTTCACTGAATTCTTCTTCGTCTTCCTCACATTCTGATGGTAGTAGCCGAGGGGCAAATCAGAGGAAGGAGAAAGAAGTTGAGAGCTCTGAAGTTAAGCTTCAGCTTAAAGTGAATTGTGCTGAGGCTCTTTGGAGACTCTCTAAAGGAAGCTTAACGAATAGTCGAAAAATTACAGAAACAAAAGGGTTGTTGTGCTTAGCGAAGATTATCGAGAATGAAGAAGGGGAATTGCAATACAATTCCTTGATGACAGTTATGGAGGTAACAGCTGTTGCAGAGTCCAAGCCAGATTTTAGACATGCTGCCTTTAAGATCACTTCACCGGCTCCAAAAGCGGTTCTCGATCAACTTTCGAGAATGATTCAAAATGATAATGATCCAATGTTGCAAGTTCCTGCTATTAAATCGATTGGTTCCCTTGCCAGGATTTTTCCTGCAAAGGAATCACGGATTATCAATCTTTTGGTTTTGCAGATGAAGAATATCGATATGGATGTGGCCATAGAGGCTGTCATTGCATTAGGGAAGTTTGCTTGTCCTGAAAATTATAATTGTATAGAACATTCGAAGTCGATTATCGGGTTTGGTGGTGTTCCTCCTCTAATGAAACTTTTGAGACAAAATGATCAGGCTCAAGTGCCTGGTCTAGTGCTGCTCTGTTATCTTGCACTTAGTGCAGGCAATAGCAAGGCTTTAGAGCAGGCTCATGCCTTGAATGCAATGAAGGGGATGGCTCGTCTTGCTTTCGCTCATCCCGACTTGCATGACTTGTACGCCAAAGCCATACACCACCTTACTCTTTATCAGGCTGGAGCTCATCATATCCACAGACACAGTTTCTCACCCTAA
- the LOC120082502 gene encoding 60S ribosomal protein L27a-3, with the protein MTTRFKKNRKKRGHVSAGHGRIGKHRKHPGGRGNAGGMHHHRILFDKYHPGYFGKVGMRYFHKLRNKFYCPIVNVDKLWSLVPQEVKDKATKDNVPLIDVTQFGYFKVLGKGVLPENQPVVVKAKLISKIAEKKIKENGGAVVLTA; encoded by the coding sequence ATGACGACCCGCTTCAAGAAGAACAGAAAGAAGCGCGGTCACGTGAGCGCCGGCCATGGTCGTATCGGCAAGCACCGTAAGCATCCTGGTGGTCGTGGTAATGCCGGAGGTATGCACCACCACAGAATCCTCTTCGACAAATACCATCCCGGTTACTTCGGTAAAGTTGGTATGAGGTACTTCCATAAGCTCCGTAACAAATTCTATTGTCCCATTGTAAACGTCGACAAGCTCTGGTCCCTCGTCCCTCAGGAAGTTAAGGACAAGGCTACTAAGGATAATGTCCCTTTGATTGATGTAACCCAGTTTGGGTATTTCAAAGTGTTGGGCAAAGGGGTTTTGCCTGAGAACCAGCCTGTCGTTGTGAAAGCCAAGCTCATCTCAAAAATTGCAgagaagaaaatcaaagagaatgGTGGTGCGGTTGTCCTTACGGCTTAG